A window of the Deinococcus gobiensis I-0 genome harbors these coding sequences:
- a CDS encoding EAL domain-containing protein, whose amino-acid sequence MSASLATDPALHLALRDLMRVHAPEATLLASAGESVVRVEAGAVQALPPGAELLPPDHWLDQGELVWLTQEGALLGLLWSAEQVVSAAAVQVLTVVLAAARGGQASREADLLITQLPAATAWLSSDLSFRQVSRSFLELFGLSGAAVVGASLESVFPSAPDLRSQLSGAASGHAVQLRDELLLRGESRRWVRGEAKPYFGGAVAGVLWTVQDVTPEYVRAGEVSALLDTELPLALLGPGGVVVQASRGFMALRPGGAPAEEDPGAPLWTWPSFAPQAESALRGMLRSAQAGETVQADVPLAGGQRLNFTARPSPFTPDLVVLQGPPEASGTPSAVVSQVLSLSGAATILLDAGGRAQLISEQAASLLDLNAAQLTGTRLSKVLQQLGVRLATTTGQPLLLDDVSAPQPDPREILVTLPGGVTRQIELRVTAVEGAGKKPSVLLALRDVSALRHAQAKLRHASQHDPLTGLANRAGLRALLAEVPAGPGTVVALDVDAFGALNAALGRTAGDLLLIQVAARLNDLAGLHGGRAARLADDTFALFLPGVGAEIGAQKVQAALREPLRAGQRVVPVTFAVGASVYGEGATEQALADADVALQHARRRGRAQMLLFAPELRDDEALDFRIEEDLRGAAAAGQFALLYQPVVSLKNGRALGAEALLRWTHPELGNISPARFLPIASRSDLITGIGEWVVREALSGRSTVREATGRSDWRTSVNLSLEELRRPGAAQRLLPLMARHHALDIEVSAGSLTNHSEETLGLLGGLRSRGAQLVVDDFGDSASSLTALTQFPLSGLKLHPTLTAQLPGDERSLRLVQGTVDLAHSLGLQVTAVGVETYTQLDMLRDLGCDAAQGYAIAPALSALDLAEWVRSR is encoded by the coding sequence ATGTCTGCTTCTCTCGCCACCGATCCTGCCCTGCACCTCGCCCTGCGTGACCTGATGCGTGTCCACGCCCCGGAAGCCACCCTGCTGGCCTCGGCAGGCGAAAGCGTCGTGCGGGTGGAAGCGGGCGCCGTTCAGGCGCTGCCGCCCGGTGCCGAGCTGCTGCCGCCCGACCACTGGCTCGATCAGGGTGAACTCGTGTGGCTGACGCAGGAGGGCGCGCTGCTGGGACTGCTGTGGTCGGCCGAGCAGGTGGTGTCGGCGGCGGCGGTGCAGGTGCTGACGGTGGTCCTGGCGGCGGCGCGCGGCGGTCAGGCGAGCCGCGAGGCCGACCTGCTCATCACGCAGCTCCCGGCGGCGACCGCCTGGCTGTCGTCCGACCTGTCCTTCCGGCAGGTGAGCCGCAGCTTTCTGGAGCTGTTCGGATTGAGCGGCGCGGCGGTGGTCGGAGCGAGCCTGGAAAGCGTATTTCCCTCGGCCCCCGACCTGCGCAGCCAGCTCTCGGGCGCGGCGTCGGGGCACGCGGTACAGCTGCGCGACGAACTGCTGCTGCGCGGCGAGTCGCGGCGCTGGGTGCGCGGCGAGGCCAAGCCGTATTTCGGCGGCGCGGTGGCGGGCGTGCTGTGGACCGTGCAGGACGTGACCCCCGAATACGTGCGGGCCGGCGAGGTCTCGGCGCTGCTGGACACCGAGCTGCCGCTCGCGCTGCTGGGACCGGGCGGCGTGGTCGTGCAGGCCAGCCGGGGCTTCATGGCCCTGCGGCCGGGAGGGGCGCCGGCCGAAGAGGACCCGGGCGCGCCGCTGTGGACCTGGCCGTCGTTCGCGCCCCAGGCCGAGTCGGCGCTGCGCGGCATGCTGCGCTCGGCGCAGGCCGGCGAGACGGTGCAGGCCGACGTCCCTCTGGCAGGCGGCCAGCGCCTGAACTTCACGGCGCGGCCCAGCCCCTTTACCCCCGATCTGGTGGTCTTGCAGGGGCCCCCCGAGGCCAGTGGGACCCCCAGCGCGGTGGTGTCGCAGGTCCTCAGCCTCAGCGGGGCGGCGACCATCCTGCTCGATGCGGGCGGGCGCGCGCAGCTCATCAGCGAGCAGGCCGCCAGCCTGCTGGACCTCAACGCCGCGCAGCTGACGGGCACGCGCCTCTCGAAAGTGCTCCAGCAGCTCGGCGTGCGCCTGGCGACGACCACCGGACAGCCGCTGCTGCTCGACGACGTGTCGGCCCCCCAGCCCGACCCGCGCGAGATTCTGGTCACGTTGCCCGGCGGTGTCACGCGGCAGATCGAACTGCGCGTCACGGCGGTCGAGGGCGCGGGCAAGAAACCCAGCGTCCTGCTGGCGCTGCGTGACGTGTCGGCCCTGCGCCACGCCCAGGCCAAGCTCCGGCACGCCTCGCAGCACGATCCCCTGACCGGGCTGGCCAACCGCGCCGGACTGCGCGCCCTGCTGGCCGAGGTACCCGCCGGTCCCGGCACGGTCGTGGCCCTGGACGTGGACGCCTTCGGGGCGCTGAACGCGGCGCTGGGCCGCACGGCGGGCGACCTGCTGCTGATCCAGGTGGCGGCGCGGCTCAACGACCTCGCGGGGCTGCACGGCGGGCGCGCGGCCCGGCTGGCCGACGACACCTTCGCCCTGTTCCTGCCGGGAGTGGGGGCCGAGATCGGCGCGCAGAAGGTGCAGGCGGCGCTGCGTGAACCGCTGCGCGCCGGGCAGCGCGTGGTTCCCGTGACCTTCGCGGTCGGTGCGTCGGTGTACGGCGAGGGGGCGACCGAACAGGCCCTGGCCGACGCCGACGTGGCCCTGCAACATGCCCGCCGCCGGGGCCGCGCCCAGATGCTGCTGTTCGCCCCCGAGCTGCGCGACGACGAAGCCCTGGATTTCCGGATCGAGGAGGACCTGCGCGGCGCGGCGGCGGCCGGACAGTTCGCGCTGCTCTATCAGCCGGTCGTGAGCCTGAAAAACGGCCGCGCACTGGGTGCCGAGGCCCTGCTGCGCTGGACGCATCCGGAACTGGGCAACATCTCGCCCGCCCGCTTTCTGCCCATCGCCAGCCGCAGCGACCTCATCACGGGCATCGGGGAGTGGGTGGTGCGCGAGGCGCTGTCGGGCCGCTCGACCGTGCGCGAGGCGACAGGCCGCAGCGACTGGCGCACGAGCGTCAACCTCAGCTTGGAAGAACTGCGCCGGCCCGGCGCGGCGCAGCGCCTGCTGCCCCTGATGGCCCGGCACCACGCCCTGGACATCGAGGTGAGCGCCGGCAGCCTGACCAACCACAGCGAGGAGACGCTGGGCCTGCTCGGCGGCCTGCGCTCGCGCGGCGCGCAACTCGTGGTGGACGACTTCGGGGACAGCGCGAGCAGCCTGACCGCCCTGACCCAGTTTCCGCTCAGCGGCCTCAAGCTGCACCCCACCCTGACCGCGCAGCTGCCCGGCGACGAGCGCTCGCTGCGGCTGGTTCAGGGCACGGTGGATCTCGCCCACAGCC
- the coaBC gene encoding bifunctional phosphopantothenoylcysteine decarboxylase/phosphopantothenate--cysteine ligase CoaBC: MAAVKAPSVLRRLRERGAQVQVIATAAALEFITELSLATAAGGRVATEATWFAARPDAQHLTLARADAAVVVGASADLLARAAGGHAGDLAAATLLSVAGPVLWVPAMNERMWHHPAVQANAAALRGWGHTFLGPEVGAFGTLGEGRGLGRMAEPEDIAAATLALLPPAPAVRAQDLAGWRVVVSAGPTREYLDPVRFISNPSSGKMGYAVAEEARDRGADVTLVSGPVQLPPPAGVRTVPIESALELRDAVLDAARGADLVVMTAAVADYRAAEQAQEKQAKVAGDVTVHLTPNPDILAELGREKAGRLLVGFAMETHAGIERAAAKAARKNADFILLNYPTREGTGFGGDDNEVTLVRPDGTSEAWPRTSKREVARRLLDEARQLRD, encoded by the coding sequence ATGGCGGCCGTCAAGGCGCCGTCGGTGCTGCGGCGGCTGCGTGAGCGCGGAGCGCAGGTTCAAGTCATCGCGACGGCGGCCGCGCTGGAATTCATCACTGAACTGAGCCTCGCCACGGCGGCGGGCGGCCGCGTGGCGACCGAAGCGACCTGGTTCGCGGCCCGCCCCGACGCCCAGCACCTCACGCTGGCCCGCGCCGACGCCGCCGTGGTCGTGGGGGCCTCGGCCGACCTGCTGGCCCGCGCCGCCGGGGGCCACGCGGGCGACCTCGCCGCCGCGACCCTGCTGAGCGTCGCGGGGCCGGTGCTCTGGGTGCCCGCCATGAACGAGCGGATGTGGCACCACCCCGCCGTACAGGCCAACGCGGCGGCGCTGCGCGGCTGGGGCCACACCTTCCTGGGGCCGGAGGTCGGGGCCTTCGGCACGCTGGGCGAGGGCCGGGGCTTGGGCCGCATGGCCGAGCCGGAAGACATCGCGGCCGCCACGCTGGCCCTGCTCCCCCCCGCCCCGGCGGTCAGGGCGCAGGACCTCGCGGGCTGGCGGGTGGTCGTTTCGGCCGGGCCGACGCGCGAGTACCTCGACCCGGTGCGGTTCATCAGCAACCCCAGCAGCGGCAAGATGGGCTACGCGGTCGCCGAGGAGGCCCGCGACCGGGGCGCCGACGTGACGCTGGTCAGCGGCCCGGTTCAGCTGCCCCCGCCCGCCGGGGTCCGGACCGTGCCCATCGAGTCGGCGCTGGAACTGCGTGACGCCGTGCTCGACGCCGCGCGCGGGGCCGACCTCGTGGTCATGACGGCGGCGGTGGCCGACTACCGCGCCGCAGAGCAGGCCCAGGAGAAGCAGGCCAAGGTGGCGGGCGACGTGACCGTCCACCTCACCCCCAACCCCGACATCCTGGCCGAACTGGGGCGCGAAAAGGCGGGGCGGCTGCTGGTGGGCTTCGCGATGGAGACGCACGCCGGGATCGAGCGGGCCGCCGCCAAGGCCGCGCGCAAGAATGCCGACTTCATCCTGCTCAACTACCCCACGCGCGAGGGCACCGGCTTCGGCGGCGACGACAACGAGGTCACGCTCGTTCGCCCGGACGGCACCTCGGAAGCCTGGCCGCGCACCAGCAAACGCGAGGTCGCCCGGCGGCTGCTCGACGAGGCCCGGCAGTTGCGGGACTGA
- the argR gene encoding arginine repressor: protein MLSKDQRQKRIQDIIMRESVSTQADLVGLLRAEGIQVTQATVSRDINELRLVRLPIGKGRHRYALAQYGAHANVEEQLTRLFQNFVQDVDRGENLLVIRTAEGHASGVALLLDRWQRDDIVGTIAGEDTIFVVARTTTEGEALMEELNALMLG, encoded by the coding sequence ATGCTCAGCAAGGACCAGCGCCAGAAACGGATTCAGGACATCATCATGCGCGAGAGCGTCTCGACGCAGGCCGATCTGGTGGGCCTGCTGCGCGCCGAGGGCATTCAGGTCACGCAGGCGACGGTCAGCCGCGACATCAACGAGCTGCGGCTGGTGCGCCTGCCCATCGGCAAGGGCCGCCACCGCTACGCCCTGGCGCAGTACGGCGCGCACGCCAACGTCGAGGAGCAGCTCACGCGCCTCTTTCAGAACTTCGTGCAGGACGTGGACCGGGGCGAGAATCTGCTGGTGATCCGCACCGCCGAGGGCCACGCCAGCGGGGTCGCCCTGCTGCTCGACCGCTGGCAGCGCGACGACATCGTGGGGACCATCGCCGGCGAGGACACCATCTTCGTGGTCGCCCGCACCACGACCGAGGGCGAGGCGCTCATGGAGGAGCTCAACGCCCTGATGCTGGGCTAG
- a CDS encoding nitrilase-related carbon-nitrogen hydrolase: MSPADPAARAFRVIAAQPQWSASDFVSADAFRAWMRAQLDGARPLIAPDRPTLVVLTELNGLPLVLRGAGWATRLGTFERAAAALFLARLPRTLPTLLRERVSPIRALQLAGTDANTALYLHTCRELAREYGVYLCCGSAPMPRYRLVGGRLRRAPGVLTNQTVLLGPAGDLIGVTDKVHLTPGEEGGGVDLCPGDLGELRVFPTPVGDLGVAISLDAFRADVIGRLEALGCTVLLQPDANSQHWTDLEGLPPDPAHVRDLPVAWLESSWTASTSGRSVRYAVNPMVVGNLLDLTFDGQSAVTGRAEDAPEPRSYVLTEPRPGFLALAPWVMQGPPDDLRRAGLARAAGSGHPLENSYHTDMLAADLNLPPSRVSAPPRTPHEDALDALLRGGAKAAAPAPGWGAVALAGLLAAGVLWARWRRR, encoded by the coding sequence ATGTCCCCCGCCGACCCCGCCGCCCGGGCCTTTCGCGTGATCGCCGCGCAGCCGCAGTGGTCGGCCTCCGATTTCGTGAGTGCCGACGCCTTCCGCGCCTGGATGCGTGCCCAGCTCGACGGCGCGCGGCCCCTGATCGCCCCGGACCGGCCGACCCTGGTCGTCCTCACGGAACTCAACGGTCTGCCGCTGGTCCTGCGCGGCGCCGGGTGGGCCACGCGCCTGGGCACCTTCGAGCGGGCAGCGGCGGCCCTGTTTCTGGCACGGCTGCCCCGCACGCTGCCTACCCTGCTGCGCGAACGGGTGTCGCCCATCCGCGCGCTGCAACTGGCCGGGACCGACGCGAACACAGCGCTGTACCTGCACACCTGCCGCGAGCTCGCGCGCGAGTACGGCGTGTACCTGTGCTGCGGCTCGGCGCCCATGCCCCGCTACCGCCTCGTCGGCGGGCGGCTGCGGCGGGCGCCGGGCGTGCTCACCAACCAGACGGTGCTGCTCGGCCCGGCAGGTGACCTCATCGGGGTGACCGACAAGGTCCACCTCACGCCCGGCGAAGAGGGAGGCGGCGTGGACCTCTGCCCCGGCGACCTGGGGGAACTGCGGGTGTTCCCGACCCCGGTGGGCGACCTGGGGGTGGCCATCAGCCTCGACGCCTTCCGCGCCGACGTGATCGGCCGCCTGGAGGCCCTGGGCTGCACGGTGCTGCTGCAACCCGACGCCAACAGCCAGCACTGGACCGATCTCGAAGGCCTGCCGCCCGACCCGGCCCACGTGCGCGACCTGCCGGTGGCGTGGCTCGAATCGAGCTGGACGGCCAGCACCTCGGGGCGCAGCGTCCGTTACGCGGTCAACCCGATGGTGGTCGGCAACCTGCTGGACCTGACCTTCGACGGCCAGAGCGCCGTGACCGGCCGCGCCGAGGACGCTCCCGAGCCGCGCTCCTATGTCCTGACCGAGCCGCGCCCCGGGTTCCTGGCCCTGGCTCCCTGGGTCATGCAGGGCCCGCCCGACGACCTGCGGCGCGCAGGTCTGGCGCGCGCCGCCGGCAGCGGTCACCCGCTGGAGAACAGCTACCACACCGACATGCTGGCGGCCGACCTGAATCTGCCCCCGAGCCGCGTATCCGCGCCGCCACGCACCCCCCACGAGGACGCCCTGGACGCCCTGCTGCGCGGTGGGGCGAAGGCCGCTGCGCCCGCGCCGGGCTGGGGGGCCGTGGCCCTGGCCGGCCTGCTCGCCGCCGGAGTCCTCTGGGCCAGATGGCGCAGGCGTTGA